CTTTTTCTCCAATCATCTCTGCAAGCCTGATAAGTTTATCAGCATCTATTGTCTCTACAAGTTCAGATAAGACGGTGGCAATATGATTCAGGCCGCCGACACGGTTTGGGTAGGTAAGCAGATCCAGTGCCACAAGCTCAGGACTCGCAACTTTTAAGTAGCCAGTACCCACCACTATATCTTGCACGGGAAGCCCAGCCAGGGATTTTTTATAAATCATCTCTAATTTTATTTGTCCAAATTCAAGAGGATGCTTACTACGCTTGTTAGTTACAATTTGAAAACGCGCCGATTTCTGGTGGGATGCCCCATGATACCCTGCTCCTGACAGCAGAGAAGTGTAATAATCTGCCTGTAAGTGTTGCATCAGGATTGGCACCAGTTCTTCAGCGGGGATAGAGCCATAAGATTTGTATTCTGGCGGCACTATTACGTAGAGTCCTTTTGCAGGAGTAATAATTTTTCCCTCGTTTTTTAATCTATATAAGCCAGATTTTGCGCTATTAATAGATATACCAAGGTCTGAAATGACCTGTTTAAAAGTAAAATGCCGCTTTCCTGATGAGCGTAAGTTGTCCAGATATTCTATAAACATCGCATGTTCCTTGGGTGTTATTTATCGACACCTAAAGGTCATATTAGGTAATAAATGTACATTAGTCAATATTTAAAGTATCAGGCTTATAAAATCCGTGTACTACTGGTGTACTAAATAGGCATAAAGTCGCTGAGTATTGCTGCGAAAACATGAGTATGCATATTGTGCGAATAATGCCCAGAAGTCAAAAGTTTAGCGTAGTTCCGCGCAATACAAAGTATTTATAAATCAATAACTTAGAGCCACTCGCAACCTGAAGGTCGTAGGTTCAAATCCTACCCCCCGCAACCAAGATCTATATCAGGGAACATACGCAGCAGCTTCTCACGAATCTTCGGTGCTCCCCAGTTCGGATATTCTTTTTTTATGCCAAGAATAGCACGTTCAATCTGATAGGGAAGCTGGTTTGCATGCCGGTATGACCTGCGTGAGCGGTCATTTAAGCCTTCCAGACCAAATTCCTTATAGCGATTATATATCTTATAACCAGTACGGCGGGTGATACCAAACTCACGGCATAAAACCGCCATCTTCTCGCCTTCAAGCAATCTTGCTACAAATTTTAATCTTGCGTCCATAATCTTACACTCCTGCCATGCCATCTTGGTTGCCTCCAAAATGGACAAAGTGTATACTATGTCTTCGGTATATTCTGGATACTATGTCTTGGGTAGTTCACATCTAATAAAAAATATTTACATGTAATTAAACAAGAAAAAACAAAGTCTTGCTGGGCGTTTGGCTCTGGCTGCGTCTAACGTAATATAATAACATCTTGCATTTTTTAGGGTATAGAATCATATATACCCTAAAAGGATTTGAACATGCCCAAGATTAAGTGCAAGCTTACTAAAGTTGAAATTAAAAACGCCAAACCCAAGGATAAGCCTTATAAACTCTATGATGAAGGCGGTTTGCTGCTTCTAATTAGGTCAAGCGGAAGTAAAGTTTGGCAATAAACCTTGCGTATGTATGTTTTTCTAGAGCAGAAGAGGATTTGCGAATAATTATGTTTGTAAAGAGCCCTGCTGCAAGTGCAAAGAATGAAATGATTTCCAAGGGGCTTTTTAAAGAAGGGCAAATTAGTATTCAATAAAAACACTCAAAATGATACCGTACGGTATCCTCTAGAACACTTCCCTACGAAAACCTTATAAATGATACCGAGCGGTATCTTTTATATTGATTTCTATTATAATGCGTATAGAATGATACCGTACGGTATCATAAAATAGGTGTATTATGGATGGTCAAATATTAAGACCTGAAGATATGGGTGTAATGATTAGAGAAGCTAGAAAGGTGCAAGGTCTTACACAGGCTGATCTTGCAGCTATCTCAAACACAAATCGAAGGTTTATTAGCGAGATTGAGCGTGGTAAGGCGACATGTCATATTGGCAAGATTTTATCTGTACTTTCGGCTCTAGGTATAGCTTTGCATGGCTCTAGCAAATGGAAGAGTAAATAATGACCCAAGACTCAAATAAAAAATACTTAGATGTGTTTCTGCATAATAATTATGTAGGAAAGCTATGCTCGGAAAGTGGGAACTTAAGTTTTACCTATGATGCAAGCTATCTTGCCAAAAATGATGCAGTAAAATTATCATCTTCATTGCCTTTGCGAGCGGAGTCATTTGACAACCCAGTAACCTCAGCATATTTTTCCGGGTTACTACCGGACGAATATGTACGAATACGTCTAGCAAGGTATTTAGGCATTTCTGAGAAAAATACATTTGCATTATTAAAGGAAATAGGCGGAGAGTGTGCCGGTGCTGTTTCCGTTCATAAGGAAGGAAGTGCCCCCGATAAAAATGAAAAACCACAATATAGGGTTTTAGGCGATAAAGAAGCCAATGATATTTTATCAGCACTTGATAAACGCCCCATGCTTGCAGGTGAAGAAGATATTAGAATTTCAGGTGCCGGTGCTCAAGATAAATTGGTTATTTCGTTTGTTAATGGTCAGGTTGCTATACCAAAACGCAATACTCCTTCTACCCATATTATAAAGCCGGCAATAAAGGATTTAGAAGAGCCGGTTCAAAATGAATTTTTTTGTATGAAGCTCGCTAAGGCTATAGGCTTTCCGGTGCCTGAAGCCAGCATTCACCGGTTAGACGACCGCCCGTATTATCTAGTTAAGCGCTATGACAGGCGGATAGATAAAGACGGAATTGTTACGCGCCTTCATCAAGAAGATTTTTGTCAAGCCATGCAAATTCCACCTAATGAAAAATATGAGAATGAAGGTGGTCCTACACTTGAGAGATGCTTTACTTTACTGGATGAACGAATCAAATCCGGTGCTATGGCGGGTAAAAATAAAATCACTCTTCTACAAGGTGTCATTTTTAACTTTCTTATTGGCAATGGTGATGCACACGGCAAGAATTTTTCATTACTCTATGACGGTGAAGCCGAGTCTTTGGCCCCATTTTATGATTTAATGTGTACGGCTATATATATTGATGCCTACAAAGCTAAGATGGCGATGAAGATAGGTGGTAAATATAAATTTAAAGAGGTCTCGTTGCGACATTTTGAACAATTAGGAGATGCGATAGGTTTTAAGCAAGACTTTATACGGAAACATATAAATGCTATCTCAAATGATGTTTCTAAAGCGGCTACTAAGCTTTGCATAGATTTAAACGGCAATAAAAACACACAATCCAATATTTATGAAAAGATTGCTGCTGTCATTGCTAAGCATAGCAATATGATTTCTACATACTTAAGCTAATTAGTAATTATTTTTTTAGGGTATAAAATAGGGTATAGAGCAAATATATAAATAGCATAAGTCTTTATATCAAATGTTTATAGCTTATTTAAAGCTCCTACAAACCCCGTCTCGCAGGGATTCAAACCGGACCAACAATTGGGGGCTTGACAATTCCAAGAGCGGAAGGCTCGGCCAACACACCAACGGCAATAAAGCTTACAATAATCGGCTGACGCAAGAACATGCCTAAAAAGCCAATGCCTGCGGCTAATACCAATAATGCAGTCAATTCATAAAATGGAGAGACATGTATAAAACTTAAGTCCGGCATCACACCTCCTTCATCGACCTAAATGCTAGGCGAATCTGTTTTTCGGTTTCAATAATGGCAAATAGCACTACACCAATTCCTATAATCAGCACGCCGTACCGGAATGGAATAGCCTCAGTGGCTAATATCTTTTGCAGTGGCGGCAGATAGGTAATGGCAAACTGTGCCATTGTGATAACAATCACGGTTGCCCACACTATCTTTGTTCCACGCACCGCTTTCCATGTAAGTGATGTGCCGTAGATATTACGGATAAAAAACAGATAAGAGATTTCCATCACCACCAATGTGTTTAATGCCATAGTGCGAGCAAGCTCAATCGTATACCCTTGCTGCGTTGCATAAAAATAAATACCGAACACGCCGCACAAAAAAAGCAGGGAGGTAAATACGATCTGCCAGACTAGTTCACCGGTCAGTAGCGACTCATGACGTGGACGCGGTGGACGGCACATGGTATTTTCTTCTGTTGGTTCAAATGCCAATGCAATACCTAGTGTCACAGCGGTAATCAGATTCACCCACAGAATCTGGATAGGCGTAATCGGCAATGTCATACCGAGGAGTAGTGCAACGATAATGGTCATCGCCTCTCCGGCACTAGTCGGCAACGTCCAACTAATCACCTTTTTGATATTATCATATACAGTACGCCCTTCTCGCACAGCAGCAGCGATAGAGGCAAAGTTGTCATCTGCCAGCACCAGATCTGCTACCTCTTTGGCTGCTTCGCTACCTTTTCTTCCCATTGCGATACCTGCGTCAGCACGCTTAAGTGCAGGAGCATCGTTCACCCCGTCACCCGTCATTGCTACTATCATACCATGCGATTGCAATGCCATCACCAACCGCAGCTTATGCTCCGGGGCGGTACGAGCAAAAATATCGCATTCCAGCACGGCTTGACTCAGAGATGCATCGTCCATACCATCTAGATCGGTGCCTGTGAGTACCTTGTCGGGGTTCTTCAGACCCACCTGCTTACCTATAGCAGCGGCAGTCTTAGCATGATCGCTGGTGATCATCTTCACGTGAATACCTGCACCGTGACATTCAGTCACTGCTGCAATGGCTTCCGCACGCGGCGGGTCGATCATCACCGTCATGCCGAGAAGTGTTAGTGTGCCGTCGACATCGCTATGCTCCAATACCGTATGTTCCGGCTTTGTGGATTTTACTGCAAATGCCAGTACTCGCTGTCCAAACGCCGCAATACTTTCCGCTTTGTCATTCCAGTAAGCTATATCCAGCGGCTTCGTTTTACCATTGGAATCACGCTGATTCTTGCACATAGCCAGAATCTGCTCCGGCGCACCTTTGACAAATACAAATGCCTCTCGTTCATGGTTATGATTCAGTGTTGCCATAAAACGATGCTTGGCATCAAAAGGAATGGCATCGGTTCGTGTCCACTCTTCCTGTTCCTTTCGTGCCTCCATATCCATTTTTCCGGCAAAGACCAGCAATGCCCCTTCCATCGGATCACCTTCTACGACCCACACTCCTTCATGCCGATGCAGTGCCGCATCGTTACAAAGCACAGCAGCACGAGCAAGCTCCTCCAAAACGTTGTGTTCGGAAGGAGAAACATCCGTATCTTCGAGTTTTAATGTGCCTTTTGGTTCATAGCCATCGCCTTCCAGTGCAAATAAATGCCGGTGAGTTATAACCGATGCGACCATCATTTCATTGCGGGTGAGTGTACCGGTTTTATCGGTACAAATTACGGACACAGAGCCAAGAGTTTCAATAGCAGGTAAACGGCGAACAATAGCATTTCGCCGAGCCATCGCCTGCACGCCGATGGCCAGTGTAATAGTGAGCACGGCAGGAAGCCCCTCAGGAATGGCAGCGACCGATAACCCAACTACCGCCATGAACATTTCGGTAAAATCGTATTGAAAGATAAAATAGCCGAAAGCCAGTAACAACGCAGCGATAAGAAGAATAAAAACGGTCAACCATTTTGCGAACACGCCCATTTGTTGGACTAGCGGTGTCGTAAGCATTTCCACTTCCGACAGCAAGCCGCTAATCCGCCCAATTTCGGTACTACCGCCAGTCGCCACCACCACGCCCTTTCCTTGACCGCCTGTAACCAGCGTACCGGAAAAAGCCATGCAGGAGCGGTCACTCGGTGGCACATCCGCTTTAACAGGCTCAATATGTTTTTCAACAGGAACAGACTCACCCGTCAGAATGGCTTCCTGCACGCTCATGCCATGTGCGGTTAGTAACCGCAAATCAGCAGGCACTTTATCGCCGGCTTCAAGCAGTACAATGTCTCCGGGCACTAGCTGTTCACCTTCAATACTGATCCGCTCACCACCGCGAATAACATTGGC
The window above is part of the Alphaproteobacteria bacterium CG11_big_fil_rev_8_21_14_0_20_39_49 genome. Proteins encoded here:
- a CDS encoding transcriptional regulator; the protein is MDGQILRPEDMGVMIREARKVQGLTQADLAAISNTNRRFISEIERGKATCHIGKILSVLSALGIALHGSSKWKSK
- a CDS encoding toxin HipA — its product is MTQDSNKKYLDVFLHNNYVGKLCSESGNLSFTYDASYLAKNDAVKLSSSLPLRAESFDNPVTSAYFSGLLPDEYVRIRLARYLGISEKNTFALLKEIGGECAGAVSVHKEGSAPDKNEKPQYRVLGDKEANDILSALDKRPMLAGEEDIRISGAGAQDKLVISFVNGQVAIPKRNTPSTHIIKPAIKDLEEPVQNEFFCMKLAKAIGFPVPEASIHRLDDRPYYLVKRYDRRIDKDGIVTRLHQEDFCQAMQIPPNEKYENEGGPTLERCFTLLDERIKSGAMAGKNKITLLQGVIFNFLIGNGDAHGKNFSLLYDGEAESLAPFYDLMCTAIYIDAYKAKMAMKIGGKYKFKEVSLRHFEQLGDAIGFKQDFIRKHINAISNDVSKAATKLCIDLNGNKNTQSNIYEKIAAVIAKHSNMISTYLS
- a CDS encoding carbonate dehydratase, whose product is MEKETTEMAQTIWYDLSTDSALKELGASKNGLDRSESEKRLAEYGPNRLPEAKKRSAFIRFVMHFHNILIYVLIGSAVITALLDHWIDTAVILAVVVANAIIGFIQEGKAEKAMDAIRHMLAPHANVIRGGERISIEGEQLVPGDIVLLEAGDKVPADLRLLTAHGMSVQEAILTGESVPVEKHIEPVKADVPPSDRSCMAFSGTLVTGGQGKGVVVATGGSTEIGRISGLLSEVEMLTTPLVQQMGVFAKWLTVFILLIAALLLAFGYFIFQYDFTEMFMAVVGLSVAAIPEGLPAVLTITLAIGVQAMARRNAIVRRLPAIETLGSVSVICTDKTGTLTRNEMMVASVITHRHLFALEGDGYEPKGTLKLEDTDVSPSEHNVLEELARAAVLCNDAALHRHEGVWVVEGDPMEGALLVFAGKMDMEARKEQEEWTRTDAIPFDAKHRFMATLNHNHEREAFVFVKGAPEQILAMCKNQRDSNGKTKPLDIAYWNDKAESIAAFGQRVLAFAVKSTKPEHTVLEHSDVDGTLTLLGMTVMIDPPRAEAIAAVTECHGAGIHVKMITSDHAKTAAAIGKQVGLKNPDKVLTGTDLDGMDDASLSQAVLECDIFARTAPEHKLRLVMALQSHGMIVAMTGDGVNDAPALKRADAGIAMGRKGSEAAKEVADLVLADDNFASIAAAVREGRTVYDNIKKVISWTLPTSAGEAMTIIVALLLGMTLPITPIQILWVNLITAVTLGIALAFEPTEENTMCRPPRPRHESLLTGELVWQIVFTSLLFLCGVFGIYFYATQQGYTIELARTMALNTLVVMEISYLFFIRNIYGTSLTWKAVRGTKIVWATVIVITMAQFAITYLPPLQKILATEAIPFRYGVLIIGIGVVLFAIIETEKQIRLAFRSMKEV